The DNA window AAGTTCATCCGAAACCGGAGACGTTCCAGAAGGCGCAAGCGGGTCCGATCTATGGCCTGTCGAGATGCGGCAGGAGGAGGAACGGCGTGAAAAGGAAGTCTTCGAAGAGCGTATGAAGGAGATGCGTAGGCAGTTGGAGGAACGGAAAGCGCGCCATGATCAGGAGTTACAGCTCCTTAAGGAACTGCACGCACTGCAAATGAAATGTGATGCAGAAAAGAAGGAGCAGGAAGAGATGTTCAAGCAGGAACGAACGCGTTTGCTACACCCACACCAACAGGACGACGAACAAAAGAGCATTCCACTAAACTGTGAGGAAACCCAAGCCTTGTTGGAGGGAGGGGATACAGCAGTTTCGACAAAGACGGAGCAGACAATTGTGCCGGCCGGTGACGGGTCGGGGCAAAGTTTAAGCAGGTTGACGAAAGAACAGATTGCAACGAGGAAGAGCATTTCCACGAAACTGCCGAAGTTCGCCGGTGAAGCCGAAGTGTGGCCGTTGTTTATCAGCagctacacacacaccaacgaaGCATGCGGTTTCACCAACTTGGAGAATCTACAGCGTCTCCAGGAGTGCTTGCATGGGGAAGCGTTGGAGGCAGTGAGAGGACGATTGCTGATGCCTCATTCGGTTCCAGGCGTGATCGCGGAATTGAAGCGTCGATATGGAAACCCAAAACGGCTATTGAAAATGCTGCTTCGAAAAATTCGGGCTACCGAACCCCCGCGAGAGAAACGCTTGGTGACGTTCGTGGAATTCGGGACGAAGGTGCAACAGCTATGCGATCACGTAGAGGAATGCGGTCTAACCGAACACATAAGCAATCCACTGCTAGTTGACGAATTGGTGAACAAATTGCCTTTGCAGTACCAAAGAGAGTGGTCTCGCTTCGAACGGGAGCAGAATGATAGCTCGTTGTTGGGATTTTCAAGGTACATTTCAGGATTGGTGGATGATATTTCGGATGTAATGGAACGCCTTGAAGACGACCGTAATCCCACACAAGAGAAAAAACGGGTGAATGTACACGCTACCGAAACATCTTCTACTCAGAGAAGCGAATCTTGCTGGAATTGCGGAGAACAGACTCATCGACTTAAGAACTGTGGAAGTTTCAAGCAGATGCctttgagtgaaaaaatgaAGCGGATTAAAAATCTACAGTTGTGTGAGACGTGCTTAGCAAGAGGCTGCAACGGGAAGTGCGCATACAAGGTTAGATGTGCAAGATGTAAAGGTCGTCATCATACACTGCTACATAGGTCTGAAGAATCTTTGCACACCAGTAGTACGGCGAAGGACGTCGTTGTGAAGCGGGATACGGTGGTTGTATTCCGAATGATACCAGTGACGCTTTACTATGGAAGCATGACGTTAGACGTGATGGCGTTTATTGACGAAGGGTCGTCAGTCACCTTGCTCGATGACTCAGCCGCAAGGCACCTGAACGTGTCAGGTGTGCCGGAGCCGTTGGTGATCAGCTGGACTAACGACATTAACCGTCACGAAAACGAGTCCCGCTTGGTGCAACTGATGATATCGGAGCGAGGTTCAGGGCAGAAGTACGAGTTGATCAACACACGCACCGTGTCTGAATTGAAACTTCCCATGCCGTATGTGACAATCGCCGACCTCAAGTGTAAGTACGCGCATCTTACAGACATTTCTGCGAAGGAATACCTTCCACAGCGGCCAATGATTATTCTGGGACTAGATAACGTACATTTGTTTGCTCCCATTGAGTCTCGTTTAGGAAATGTTGGGGAGCCCATCGCTGTACGATCGTTACTAGGTTGGTCGATATTCGGAACGGAGAGATGCTCGAGAATGTTCAGCGCGTATTTGAATCTACATACGGCTTCACAAATGAGTAATGAAATGTTGCACGATCTAATAAAAGAGCAGTACAGGCTAGAAGATCTAGACAAGACGACGCATACGATGCCTGAAGCAGCAGATGAACAGCGCGCTAGAACCCTGCTCGAATCTACAACGTGTCGTGTGGGTGACCGTTTCGAAACTGGTCTCCTGTGGAAGAATGATGTTCGCCACTTTCCTGACAGCTATCCAATGGCTGAAAAACGTATGCAATCCTTAGAGCGAAAGCTGAATAGGCAACCACAGTTGAAGGAGGTTGTGCTACAAAAGATGGAGGATTATCAGCAAAAGGGATATGCTCATAAAATCAATCCAAATGAAATGCTAGTACCCGGTAACAGCGTGTGGTATATTCCGCTTAATGTAGTGCAAAACCCAAAGAAGCCGGGAAAGGTACGGCTAGTATGGGATGCAGCGGCATCAGTGAAAGGTGTATCACTGAATTCAGAACTTCTTAAAGGGCCAGATATGCTGATACCGCTTCCAAACATCATCAGCAATTTTCGAGAAAAGGCAATAGCTTTCGGGGCCGATATCAAGGAGATGTACCATCAGATCCGGATTCGTGATGCTGATAAACAAGCGCAGCGGTTTCTTTTTGGTTATGATTCGTCGGGTCGGCCGCAAGTCTACGTCATGGATGTTGCGACTTTCGGAGCAACGTGCTCGCCGAGCTCTGCACAATACATAAAAAACTTGAATGCCGCACAACATCAGCATGAATACCCTGAAGCAGCTGAAGCGATCATCAAACGTCACTACGTAGACGATTATTTCGACTGTACTGATACCGTTGAAGAAGCTGTTTCATTGGCAGAGCAAGTGAAATATGTCCATTCTAAGGGCGGATTTCATATCCGCAATTGGGTGTCCAATTCTACGGAGGTGTTGAGCGCTTTGAAAGAAGACAACGCAGAAGATCGAATACGCTTCAAGGGAGAAAATACCGCATCAACAGAACGAGTGCTTGGCATATCCTGGTTAGCAAATGAAGATGTATTTTGCCTCAATTCGGAGAACAATGATAATGCATTGCTAACAGATCTGCAAGAGTCGCAACCGTCCAAAAGAAAAGTGCTCAGCTTCATAATGGGACATTTCGATCCAATGGGCTTCTTCGCACCGATCACCGTGAGAGGAAAAATGTTGATGCAAGATATTTGGAGAACTGGCTGCAACTGGGACGAACCTATAGAGGCGACCTGTTACGAAAGGTGGTGTCAGATGATTCAGAACATGCAGAATGTTGGTCTGCTGAAGATACCACGTAGCTACTTCGGGAAGGCTTTATCGAGCGAGATAAAAGATGTCCAGTTGCATGTATTCACGGATGCAAGTGAAACGGCGTTCGGATGTGTAGCGTATTTTCGTGCCGTGGTTCAGGGTGAAGTAAGGTGTTCACTTGTGATGAGCCGCACCAAGGTGGCTCCGTTGAAGAAGATCTCGATTCCACGCCTCGAACTTCTTGGAGCAGTGCTGGGAGCACGAATGGCGAAGACAATACGAGACAACCATAAACTGGCGATTGACAGAGTGGTTATATGGACAGATGCCAAAGTCGTTTTATCATGGATCAGATCGGATCATCGTCGGTATAAACAGTTTGTTGGATTCCGTGTAGGTGAGATACTGGATCTCACTAACATATCTGATTGGCGCTGGATTCCTAGCAAGATGAACATAGCTGACATTCTGACGAAATGGGGAAAGGCTCCAGATATAGGACCAGATAGTGATTGGGTATGTGGACCGAAGTTTCTTCGAGCGGATGAATGTTGCTGGCCTGTTCAAGAGTTACCACCTGCGAACACTACTGAGGAGCTAAGAGCACACCTTCTTATACACAATGTGGAGCTGCTGAAAGGTTTCATCGATGTTAGACGTTTCTCGAAGTGGACCGTATTGGTGAGAACCGTAGCTTGTGTATACAGATTCATAGCGAATTGCATCAAGAAAG is part of the Anopheles funestus chromosome X, idAnoFuneDA-416_04, whole genome shotgun sequence genome and encodes:
- the LOC125764052 gene encoding uncharacterized protein LOC125764052, producing MRQEEERREKEVFEERMKEMRRQLEERKARHDQELQLLKELHALQMKCDAEKKEQEEMFKQERTRLLHPHQQDDEQKSIPLNCEETQALLEGGDTAVSTKTEQTIVPAGDGSGQSLSRLTKEQIATRKSISTKLPKFAGEAEVWPLFISSYTHTNEACGFTNLENLQRLQECLHGEALEAVRGRLLMPHSVPGVIAELKRRYGNPKRLLKMLLRKIRATEPPREKRLVTFVEFGTKVQQLCDHVEECGLTEHISNPLLVDELVNKLPLQYQREWSRFEREQNDSSLLGFSRYISGLVDDISDVMERLEDDRNPTQEKKRVNVHATETSSTQRSESCWNCGEQTHRLKNCGSFKQMPLSEKMKRIKNLQLCETCLARGCNGKCAYKVRCARCKGRHHTLLHRSEESLHTSSTAKDVVVKRDTVVVFRMIPVTLYYGSMTLDVMAFIDEGSSVTLLDDSAARHLNVSGVPEPLVISWTNDINRHENESRLVQLMISERGSGQKYELINTRTVSELKLPMPYVTIADLKCKYAHLTDISAKEYLPQRPMIILGLDNVHLFAPIESRLGNVGEPIAVRSLLGWSIFGTERCSRMFSAYLNLHTASQMSNEMLHDLIKEQYRLEDLDKTTHTMPEAADEQRARTLLESTTCRVGDRFETGLLWKNDVRHFPDSYPMAEKRMQSLERKLNRQPQLKEVVLQKMEDYQQKGYAHKINPNEMLVPGNSVWYIPLNVVQNPKKPGKVRLVWDAAASVKGVSLNSELLKGPDMLIPLPNIISNFREKAIAFGADIKEMYHQIRIRDADKQAQRFLFGYDSSGRPQVYVMDVATFGATCSPSSAQYIKNLNAAQHQHEYPEAAEAIIKRHYVDDYFDCTDTVEEAVSLAEQVKYVHSKGGFHIRNWVSNSTEVLSALKEDNAEDRIRFKGENTASTERVLGISWLANEDVFCLNSENNDNALLTDLQESQPSKRKVLSFIMGHFDPMGFFAPITVRGKMLMQDIWRTGCNWDEPIEATCYERWCQMIQNMQNVGLLKIPRSYFGKALSSEIKDVQLHVFTDASETAFGCVAYFRAVVQGEVRCSLVMSRTKVAPLKKISIPRLELLGAVLGARMAKTIRDNHKLAIDRVVIWTDAKVVLSWIRSDHRRYKQFVGFRVGEILDLTNISDWRWIPSKMNIADILTKWGKAPDIGPDSDWVCGPKFLRADECCWPVQELPPANTTEELRAHLLIHNVELLKGFIDVRRFSKWTVLVRTVACVYRFIANCIKKAKGEPIETLRATVNQQKILMAVGLTTKRTPLQQPEYANAEMVLIRTAQAESFIDEWKTLMKNKESSSNQWIGLERSSPLFRLSPFIDENDLIRMEGRTEYAESLPYNMRFPIILPSDHYITGLIIQHYHERYGHGYRETVKNELRQHYYIPHLDAAVRRETAKCMWCKVRRNQPTTPRMAPLPPQRLTPNVRPFSYTGVDYIGPYEVSIGRRTEKRWIVLFTCLVVRGIHLEIAHSLSTMSCMMALRRFICRRGWPIEFVSDNGTNFKGASREIVGALRDIEEECADQLTNARTRWTFNPPVAPHMGGVWERLVRSVKGVFDALQDAATNAAQSFNRAKLILSSGAKRDLAARS